Proteins encoded by one window of Xanthomonas sp. DAR 80977:
- a CDS encoding HAD-IA family hydrolase yields the protein MTATPFDLLISDCDGVLVDSEVLADRVMLDALGAYVPRAELEAYLAGSFGQTAHEIVERVQRHFAVTLPPGLFEEIRERSEALIAAEVQPIDGVREALLALPLPLAVASNSLRHSVVSSVARAGLAERVGGNIFSADMVARPKPAPEVYLLAAHTLGATPSRCLVIEDSATGASAALAAGMTVIGFTGAAHIPAGHADTLRQLGVAAVMEHMRQLPQVYAELVRAAAA from the coding sequence ATGACGGCCACACCCTTCGACCTGTTGATCAGCGATTGCGACGGCGTGCTCGTCGACAGCGAGGTGCTGGCCGACCGGGTCATGCTCGATGCGCTGGGCGCGTACGTGCCGCGCGCCGAGCTGGAGGCCTACCTCGCCGGCAGTTTCGGCCAGACCGCGCACGAGATCGTGGAACGGGTGCAGCGGCATTTCGCGGTGACCCTGCCGCCGGGCCTGTTCGAGGAAATCCGGGAACGTTCGGAAGCGTTGATCGCCGCCGAGGTGCAGCCGATCGACGGCGTCCGCGAGGCGCTGCTGGCGCTGCCGCTGCCGCTGGCGGTCGCCTCCAACAGCCTGCGCCACAGCGTGGTGTCGTCGGTGGCGCGCGCGGGGCTGGCCGAGCGCGTCGGCGGCAATATCTTCAGCGCCGACATGGTGGCGCGGCCGAAGCCGGCGCCGGAGGTCTACCTGCTGGCCGCGCACACCCTGGGCGCGACGCCGTCGCGCTGCCTGGTGATCGAGGACAGCGCCACCGGCGCCAGCGCGGCGCTGGCCGCCGGCATGACCGTGATCGGCTTCACCGGCGCCGCGCACATCCCCGCGGGCCACGCCGACACGTTGCGCCAACTCGGCGTAGCCGCGGTGATGGAGCATATGCGGCAGCTGCCGCAGGTCTACGCCGAGCTGGTGCGCGCGGCGGCGGCGTAG
- a CDS encoding YbdD/YjiX family protein — translation MRNDLVPVGQYQAHRRLWRRLVQTARLCCGIPDYDNYVRHVLEKHPDRQPMDYKTFFRERQEARYGGKSGFRCC, via the coding sequence ATGCGCAACGACCTGGTCCCGGTCGGGCAATACCAGGCGCACCGCCGGCTGTGGCGGCGCCTGGTGCAGACCGCGCGGCTGTGCTGCGGCATCCCCGACTACGACAACTACGTGCGCCACGTGCTGGAGAAGCATCCCGACCGGCAGCCGATGGACTACAAGACCTTCTTCCGCGAGCGCCAGGAAGCGCGGTATGGCGGCAAGAGCGGGTTTCGGTGCTGTTGA
- a CDS encoding carbon starvation CstA family protein yields the protein MKGFSKLAWAALAVLAAFCLGTIALRRGEHINALWIVVAAVSIYLIAYRFYSLFIATKVMQLDTTRATPAVLNNDGLDYVPTNKHVLFGHHFAAIAGAGPLVGPVLAAQMGYLPGLLWLVVGVVFAGAVQDFVVLFLSSRRNGRSLGDLVREEMGQVPGTIALFGAFLIMIIILAVLAMVVVKALAESPWGMFTVIATMPIAILMGVYMRYIRPGKIGEISIVGLILLLAAIWFGGKVAADPTWGPAFTFTDVQITWMLIGYGFVASVLPVWLLLAPRDYLSTFLKIGTIVALAIGILVVMPDLKMPALTQYAHNGMGPVWTGGIFPFLFITIACGAVSGFHALIASGTTPKLLANEGHMRYIGYGGMLMESFVAVMALVAASIIEPGVYFAMNAPASMVGSDVVAVAAKVSEWGFAITPEVLEATARDIGETTILARAGGAPTLAVGIAQILHQLLPGEDMMAFWYHFAILFEALFILTAVDAGTRAGRFMLQDLLGNFVPALKRTESWGANIVATGGCVALWGYLLYTGVKDPYGGIRTLWPLFGISNQMLAGIALMLGTVVLFKMKRDRYAWVTIVPALWLLICTTYAGLIKIFDPNPAQGFLAQAHKFQDAIASGTVTAPAKTVAQMQQIVTNAYVNTGLTALFLFVVFSILIYAVRTILAARRTPQRSDKETAYVALQPHQMADL from the coding sequence ATGAAAGGGTTTTCCAAACTGGCCTGGGCCGCGCTCGCGGTGCTGGCGGCGTTCTGCCTGGGCACCATCGCCCTGCGCCGCGGCGAACACATCAACGCGCTGTGGATCGTAGTCGCCGCGGTCTCGATCTACCTGATCGCCTATCGCTTCTACAGCCTGTTCATCGCCACCAAGGTGATGCAGCTGGACACCACCCGGGCCACCCCGGCGGTGCTCAACAACGACGGCCTGGACTACGTGCCGACCAACAAGCACGTGCTGTTCGGCCACCACTTCGCCGCCATCGCCGGCGCCGGCCCCCTGGTCGGCCCGGTGCTCGCCGCGCAGATGGGCTACCTGCCCGGCCTGCTGTGGCTGGTGGTCGGCGTGGTGTTCGCCGGCGCGGTGCAGGACTTCGTGGTGCTGTTCCTGTCCAGCCGCCGCAACGGCCGCTCGCTCGGCGACCTGGTGCGCGAGGAGATGGGCCAGGTCCCCGGCACCATCGCCCTGTTCGGCGCGTTCCTGATCATGATCATCATCCTGGCGGTGCTGGCGATGGTGGTGGTCAAGGCGCTGGCGGAGAGTCCCTGGGGCATGTTCACGGTGATCGCGACGATGCCGATCGCGATCCTGATGGGCGTGTACATGCGCTACATCCGCCCCGGCAAGATCGGCGAGATCTCGATCGTCGGCCTGATCCTGCTGCTGGCCGCGATCTGGTTCGGCGGCAAGGTCGCCGCCGATCCGACCTGGGGCCCGGCCTTCACCTTCACCGACGTGCAGATCACCTGGATGCTGATCGGCTACGGCTTCGTCGCCTCGGTGCTGCCGGTGTGGCTGCTGCTGGCGCCGCGCGACTACCTGTCCACCTTCCTCAAGATCGGCACCATCGTCGCCCTGGCCATCGGCATCCTGGTGGTCATGCCCGACCTGAAGATGCCGGCGCTGACCCAGTACGCGCACAACGGCATGGGCCCGGTGTGGACCGGCGGCATCTTCCCGTTCCTGTTCATCACCATCGCCTGCGGCGCGGTGTCCGGCTTCCATGCGCTGATCGCCTCCGGCACCACGCCCAAGCTGCTCGCCAACGAAGGCCACATGCGCTACATCGGCTACGGCGGCATGCTGATGGAATCCTTCGTCGCGGTGATGGCGCTGGTCGCCGCCTCGATCATCGAGCCGGGCGTGTACTTCGCGATGAACGCGCCGGCCTCGATGGTCGGCAGCGATGTCGTCGCGGTCGCGGCCAAGGTCAGCGAATGGGGCTTCGCCATCACCCCCGAGGTGCTCGAGGCCACGGCGCGCGACATCGGCGAGACCACCATCCTGGCCCGCGCCGGCGGCGCTCCGACCCTGGCGGTGGGCATCGCGCAGATCCTGCACCAGCTGTTGCCGGGCGAGGACATGATGGCGTTCTGGTACCACTTCGCGATCCTGTTCGAAGCGCTGTTCATCCTCACCGCGGTCGACGCCGGCACCCGCGCCGGGCGCTTCATGCTGCAGGACCTGCTCGGCAACTTCGTGCCCGCGCTGAAGCGGACCGAGTCGTGGGGCGCCAACATCGTCGCCACCGGCGGCTGCGTGGCGCTGTGGGGCTACCTGCTGTACACCGGGGTCAAGGATCCCTACGGCGGCATCCGCACGCTGTGGCCGCTGTTCGGCATCTCCAACCAGATGCTCGCCGGCATCGCGCTGATGCTGGGCACGGTGGTGCTGTTCAAGATGAAGCGCGACCGCTACGCCTGGGTCACCATCGTGCCGGCGCTGTGGCTGCTGATCTGCACCACCTACGCCGGGCTGATCAAGATCTTCGATCCCAATCCGGCGCAGGGCTTCCTGGCGCAGGCGCACAAGTTCCAGGACGCGATCGCCAGCGGCACCGTCACCGCACCGGCCAAGACGGTGGCGCAGATGCAGCAGATCGTCACCAACGCCTACGTCAACACCGGCCTGACCGCGCTGTTCCTGTTCGTGGTGTTCTCGATCCTGATCTACGCGGTCAGGACCATCCTCGCCGCGCGCCGCACCCCGCAGCGCAGCGACAAGGAAACCGCGTACGTGGCGCTGCAGCCGCACCAGATGGCGGACCTGTGA
- a CDS encoding pirin family protein has protein sequence MTDTLTAAPARIARTIRGRATADGDGVRLTRVIGGADLPELDPFLLLDEFGTDRAEDYIGGFPSHPHRGFETVTYMLDGRMRHKDNHGNEGLLTPGSVQWMTAGRGLVHSEMPEQESGRMRGFQLWVNLPARDKMTAPRYQEFAPERIPLAQLAPGVTVKVIAGQVGAVRGPIAQPATDPLYLDIALDAGARWDELLPAGHNAFAYAYEGEVTLGEGEAACALPAQTLAVLGGGDLLQLQAGADAARLILVAGRPLREPVARHGPFVMNTREELMQAFVDFQEGRF, from the coding sequence ATGACCGACACCCTCACCGCCGCCCCCGCGCGCATCGCGCGCACGATCCGTGGCCGCGCCACCGCCGATGGCGACGGGGTCAGGCTGACCCGCGTCATCGGCGGCGCCGACCTGCCCGAGCTGGACCCGTTCCTGCTGCTCGACGAATTCGGCACCGATCGCGCCGAGGACTACATCGGCGGTTTTCCCAGCCATCCGCACCGCGGTTTCGAGACCGTCACCTACATGCTCGACGGGCGCATGCGGCACAAGGACAACCACGGCAACGAAGGCCTGCTGACCCCGGGCAGCGTGCAGTGGATGACCGCCGGCCGCGGCCTGGTGCATTCGGAGATGCCGGAGCAGGAGTCCGGGCGCATGCGCGGCTTCCAGCTGTGGGTGAACCTGCCGGCGCGCGACAAGATGACCGCGCCGCGCTACCAGGAGTTCGCGCCCGAGCGCATCCCGCTGGCGCAGCTGGCGCCGGGGGTGACGGTCAAAGTGATCGCCGGCCAGGTCGGCGCGGTGCGCGGGCCGATCGCGCAGCCGGCCACCGATCCGCTGTATCTGGACATCGCGCTGGACGCCGGCGCGCGCTGGGACGAGCTGCTGCCGGCCGGGCACAACGCGTTCGCCTACGCCTACGAAGGCGAGGTAACGCTGGGCGAGGGCGAGGCCGCGTGCGCGTTGCCGGCGCAGACCCTGGCCGTGCTCGGCGGCGGCGACCTGCTGCAGCTGCAGGCCGGGGCGGACGCCGCGCGGCTGATCCTGGTCGCCGGCCGGCCGCTGCGCGAGCCGGTGGCGCGGCACGGGCCGTTCGTGATGAACACCCGCGAGGAGCTGATGCAGGCCTTCGTCGATTTCCAGGAGGGGCGGTTCTAG
- a CDS encoding pirin family protein: protein MPTLIAPRVHDIGGFEVRRAVPSLQARSVGPFVFIDHMGPAIFEPGRGVDVRPHPHIGLATVTFLWSGEIGHRDTLGSDQVIRAGDVNWMTAGRGIAHSERTPAPLRAQPHPLHGMQTWVALPKSAEETAPAFYHHAAASLPQQRRDGVWLRVIAGRAYGEESPVKVFADTLNVALDLDADAELDLDTGHVQRSLYVLEGEAQLDGVDIPARYLVLPEPGARGRLRAKTPLKAMLMGGEPLDGPRHLWWNFVSSSTERIEQAKQDWRDGRFGLIPGDDQEFIPLPEPGK from the coding sequence ATGCCCACCCTGATCGCTCCCCGCGTCCACGACATCGGCGGCTTCGAAGTGCGCCGCGCGGTGCCCAGCCTGCAGGCGCGCAGCGTCGGCCCGTTCGTGTTCATCGACCACATGGGCCCGGCGATCTTCGAACCCGGCCGCGGCGTGGACGTGCGCCCGCATCCGCATATCGGCCTGGCCACGGTGACCTTCCTGTGGTCCGGCGAGATCGGCCACCGCGACACGCTCGGCTCGGACCAGGTGATCCGCGCCGGCGACGTCAACTGGATGACCGCCGGCCGCGGCATCGCCCATTCCGAGCGCACGCCCGCGCCGCTGCGCGCGCAGCCGCATCCGCTGCACGGCATGCAGACCTGGGTGGCGCTGCCGAAATCGGCCGAGGAGACCGCGCCGGCGTTCTACCACCACGCCGCCGCCAGCCTGCCGCAGCAGCGCCGCGACGGGGTGTGGCTGCGGGTGATCGCCGGCCGCGCCTACGGCGAGGAATCGCCGGTCAAGGTGTTCGCCGACACGCTCAACGTGGCGCTGGACCTGGACGCGGATGCGGAACTCGACCTGGACACCGGCCACGTGCAGCGCTCGCTGTACGTGCTGGAAGGCGAGGCGCAGCTGGACGGCGTGGACATCCCCGCACGCTACCTGGTGCTGCCCGAACCCGGCGCGCGCGGCCGGCTGCGCGCCAAGACCCCGCTGAAGGCGATGCTGATGGGCGGCGAGCCGCTGGATGGGCCGCGCCACCTGTGGTGGAACTTCGTGTCCAGCTCCACCGAGCGCATCGAGCAGGCCAAGCAGGACTGGCGCGACGGCCGCTTCGGGCTGATCCCCGGCGACGACCAGGAATTCATCCCCCTGCCCGAGCCGGGCAAGTGA
- the nfi gene encoding deoxyribonuclease V (cleaves DNA at apurinic or apyrimidinic sites), which yields MGTSSHKVFGDWDGSIVQARALQATLARQVRLQDEVTDPPRWLAGFDVGFEDEGQTTRAAAVLIDAETLQPQQAEIARVPTSMPYVPGLLSFRELPALLAALALLRQRPDLVFVDGQGIAHPRRLGIAAHFGVVSGLPSIGVAKKLLAGRYDEPGPQAGDRSPIVHRGETVGWALRSKPRCNPLIVSPGHRVAVDSALHWTLRYLRGYRLPEPTRLADRLASRRDEVALQAAASGQLF from the coding sequence ATGGGCACTTCTTCGCACAAGGTCTTCGGCGACTGGGACGGCAGCATCGTGCAGGCGCGGGCGCTGCAGGCCACGCTGGCCAGGCAGGTGCGGCTGCAGGACGAGGTGACGGACCCGCCGCGCTGGCTGGCCGGGTTCGATGTCGGTTTCGAGGACGAAGGCCAGACCACCCGCGCCGCGGCCGTGCTGATCGATGCCGAGACCTTGCAGCCGCAGCAGGCCGAGATCGCCCGCGTGCCGACCTCGATGCCCTACGTGCCGGGCCTGCTGAGCTTTCGCGAACTGCCGGCGCTGCTGGCCGCGCTGGCCTTGCTGCGGCAGCGTCCGGACCTGGTGTTCGTGGACGGCCAGGGCATCGCCCATCCGCGCCGGCTCGGCATCGCCGCGCATTTCGGCGTGGTCAGCGGCCTGCCCAGCATCGGCGTGGCGAAGAAGCTGCTGGCCGGGCGCTACGACGAACCCGGGCCGCAGGCCGGCGACCGCAGCCCCATCGTGCACCGCGGCGAGACCGTCGGCTGGGCGCTGCGCAGCAAGCCGCGCTGCAATCCGCTGATCGTCTCGCCGGGCCACCGCGTCGCGGTGGACAGCGCGCTGCACTGGACCCTGCGCTACCTGCGCGGCTACCGGCTGCCGGAGCCGACCCGCCTGGCCGACCGGCTGGCCTCGCGCCGCGACGAGGTGGCGCTGCAGGCGGCCGCGAGCGGGCAGCTGTTCTGA
- the gpmA gene encoding 2,3-diphosphoglycerate-dependent phosphoglycerate mutase, with translation MTRKLVLLRHGQSQWNLDNRFTGWVDVDLTEQGRQEAAAAGRLLREEGLQFDVAHTSVLKRAIHTLQGALKELDQDWLPVHKSWRLNERHYGGLQGLDKAETAAKHGEEQVKIWRRSYDIPPPPMDADDPGHPLHDRRYATLDRNALPATESLATTLERVLPYWHDAIAPQLKAGQTVLVTAHGNSLRALYKYLNGVSREEILELNIPTGIPLLFELDDALKVQSYRYLGDPEAAKKAAEAVANQGKAK, from the coding sequence GTGACCCGCAAACTCGTACTGTTGCGCCATGGCCAGAGCCAGTGGAACCTGGATAACCGTTTCACCGGCTGGGTGGACGTGGATCTCACCGAGCAAGGCCGCCAGGAAGCCGCCGCCGCCGGCCGCCTGCTGCGCGAGGAGGGGCTGCAGTTCGACGTGGCGCACACCTCGGTGCTCAAGCGCGCCATCCACACCCTGCAGGGCGCGCTGAAGGAACTGGACCAGGACTGGCTGCCGGTGCACAAGAGCTGGCGTCTCAACGAGCGCCACTACGGCGGCCTGCAGGGCCTGGACAAGGCCGAAACCGCGGCCAAGCACGGCGAGGAGCAGGTCAAGATCTGGCGCCGTTCCTACGACATCCCGCCGCCGCCGATGGACGCGGACGATCCGGGCCATCCGCTGCACGACCGCCGCTACGCCACCCTCGACCGCAACGCGCTGCCGGCCACCGAGTCGCTGGCGACCACGCTCGAACGCGTGCTGCCGTACTGGCACGACGCGATCGCGCCGCAGCTCAAGGCCGGGCAGACCGTGCTGGTCACCGCCCACGGCAACTCGCTGCGCGCGCTGTACAAGTACTTGAACGGGGTCTCGCGCGAGGAAATCCTGGAACTCAACATCCCCACCGGCATCCCGCTGCTGTTCGAACTGGACGACGCGTTGAAGGTGCAGTCGTACCGCTACCTCGGCGATCCGGAAGCGGCGAAGAAGGCGGCCGAGGCGGTGGCCAACCAGGGCAAGGCCAAGTAG
- a CDS encoding SHOCT domain-containing protein produces MFGFSVWHFVILLVLLALPVLVFAAVWLAMRADRRAQAARQAAAPPPLPPAASVEARLRALEALRAQGLVDQAEYERRRQQILADL; encoded by the coding sequence ATGTTCGGCTTCAGCGTCTGGCACTTCGTGATTCTGTTGGTCCTGCTGGCGCTGCCGGTGCTGGTCTTCGCGGCGGTATGGCTGGCGATGCGCGCCGACCGGCGTGCGCAGGCGGCGCGCCAGGCCGCTGCGCCGCCGCCGCTGCCGCCCGCGGCATCGGTGGAAGCGCGGCTGCGCGCGCTCGAGGCCTTGCGCGCGCAAGGCCTGGTCGACCAGGCGGAATACGAGCGCCGGCGTCAGCAGATCCTCGCGGATCTGTGA
- a CDS encoding glycoside hydrolase family 127 protein: MPLSLAPPPELPLDRLRIADPFWQRYQRLVQEVVLPYQWDALNDNVADAEPSHAIENFRIAAGRSDGAFYGMVFQDSDVAKWLEAVAYLLAQHPDPALERDADATIELIGAAQQPDGYLNTYFTVKAPEQRWSNLAECHELYCAGHMIEAGVAYHQATGKRALLDIVCRLADHIDATFGPGPQQLHGYPGHPEIELALMRLYEATGEPRYLALARYFVEQRGTAPHYYDEEYEKRGRSYFWGGHGPAWMIQDKAYSQAHVPVALQTTAVGHAVRFVYLYAGVAHLARHSGDAALRATCERLWENTTQRQLYLTGAIGAQSYGEAFSVDYDLPNDTAYNESCASIGLMMFANRMLQLAPDSRYADVMERALYNTVLAGMALDGRHFFYVNPLEVHPPTVHGNHGFDHVKPVRQRWFGCACCPPNIARVLTSLGHYIYTRCDDTLYVNLYVGSDAAFEVDGHTLTLRQRGDYPWQEQVELSVDCDAPIDAALALRLPDWCRAPQLRLNGEAVAIQAHLQHGYCVLRRHWQRGDTLQLHLPMPVMRVSGHPRVRHLAGKVALQRGPLVYCLEQADNGAQLHQLRLPADAAIRSAPGSGTLAGQVLLLAEGERLHGHDDAQADALPLYRYDAPPPSRQAQTLTFVPYFAWANRGEGEMRVWVDAGGDG; the protein is encoded by the coding sequence ATGCCGCTTTCGCTCGCCCCGCCGCCCGAACTCCCGCTCGACCGCCTGCGCATCGCCGATCCGTTCTGGCAGCGCTACCAGCGCCTGGTGCAGGAGGTGGTGCTGCCCTACCAGTGGGACGCGCTCAACGACAACGTCGCCGATGCCGAGCCCAGCCACGCGATCGAGAACTTCCGCATCGCCGCCGGGCGCAGCGACGGCGCGTTCTACGGCATGGTGTTCCAGGACAGCGACGTGGCCAAGTGGCTGGAAGCGGTGGCCTACCTGCTCGCGCAGCATCCCGATCCGGCGCTGGAGCGCGATGCCGACGCCACCATCGAGCTGATCGGCGCCGCGCAGCAGCCCGACGGCTACCTCAACACCTATTTCACGGTGAAGGCGCCGGAGCAGCGCTGGAGCAACCTGGCCGAATGCCACGAGCTGTACTGCGCCGGGCACATGATCGAGGCCGGCGTCGCCTACCACCAGGCCACCGGCAAGCGCGCGCTGCTGGACATCGTGTGCCGGCTCGCCGACCACATCGACGCCACCTTCGGCCCCGGCCCGCAGCAACTGCACGGCTATCCCGGGCATCCGGAGATCGAGCTGGCGCTGATGCGCCTGTACGAGGCCACCGGCGAGCCGCGCTACCTGGCGCTGGCCCGCTACTTCGTCGAGCAGCGCGGCACCGCGCCGCACTACTACGACGAGGAATACGAAAAGCGCGGGCGCAGCTACTTCTGGGGCGGGCACGGGCCGGCGTGGATGATCCAGGACAAGGCCTACAGCCAGGCGCACGTGCCGGTGGCGCTGCAGACCACTGCGGTCGGCCACGCGGTGCGCTTCGTCTACCTGTACGCAGGCGTGGCGCACCTGGCGCGGCACAGCGGCGATGCCGCATTGCGCGCGACCTGCGAGCGGCTGTGGGAGAACACCACGCAGCGGCAGTTGTACCTCACCGGCGCGATCGGCGCGCAGAGCTACGGCGAAGCCTTCAGCGTCGACTACGACCTGCCCAACGACACCGCCTACAACGAGAGCTGCGCCTCGATCGGGCTGATGATGTTCGCCAACCGCATGCTGCAGCTGGCGCCGGACAGCCGCTACGCCGACGTGATGGAGCGTGCGCTGTACAACACGGTGCTGGCCGGCATGGCGCTGGACGGGCGCCACTTCTTCTACGTCAATCCGTTGGAAGTGCATCCGCCCACGGTGCACGGCAACCACGGCTTCGACCACGTCAAGCCGGTGCGCCAGCGCTGGTTCGGCTGCGCCTGCTGCCCGCCGAACATCGCCCGCGTGCTGACCTCGCTCGGCCACTACATCTACACCCGCTGCGACGACACCCTGTACGTGAACCTGTACGTCGGCAGCGATGCCGCCTTCGAGGTGGACGGGCACACGCTGACCCTGCGCCAGCGCGGCGACTATCCGTGGCAGGAACAGGTGGAACTGAGCGTGGACTGCGACGCGCCCATCGACGCCGCGCTGGCGCTGCGCCTGCCGGACTGGTGCCGCGCGCCGCAGCTGCGGCTCAACGGCGAAGCGGTCGCGATCCAGGCGCACCTGCAGCACGGCTACTGCGTGCTGCGCCGGCACTGGCAGCGCGGCGACACGCTGCAACTGCACTTGCCGATGCCGGTGATGCGGGTCAGCGGGCATCCGCGCGTGCGCCATCTGGCCGGCAAGGTCGCGCTGCAACGCGGGCCGCTGGTGTACTGCCTGGAGCAGGCCGACAACGGCGCGCAGCTGCACCAGCTGCGCCTGCCCGCCGATGCGGCGATCCGCAGCGCACCCGGCAGCGGCACGCTGGCCGGGCAGGTACTGCTGCTGGCCGAGGGCGAACGCCTGCACGGCCACGACGACGCGCAGGCCGACGCCCTGCCGCTGTACCGCTACGACGCGCCGCCGCCGTCGCGGCAGGCGCAGACCCTGACCTTCGTGCCCTACTTCGCCTGGGCCAACCGCGGCGAAGGCGAGATGCGGGTGTGGGTGGACGCGGGCGGCGACGGCTGA
- a CDS encoding MFS transporter, with the protein MNATAVGPVAAGADQAAATHRLSRLEKFGYGLGDAGGTIVTCLIANFLTFFYTDVFGLTPALVGTLFTVLRIADAVSDPLMGVLADRTRSRWGRFRGWQLWIALPIGIACVLTFSTPQLSYAGKVAYAFASYFLLSLCYTAINVPYCALINSMTGDHREVVSAQSWRFVLCGIAGFLVSVGLPWLVRALGDGDAARGYQLGVGLLSLLAVAMFLCCFFAVRERVPVSLLGEAGIGQHLRGLLRNDQMRLVLLMSFLLINVFNIRGGGYLYFITYVLGGGAGYTSLFFAMVALATVLGAIVVNALCRRFDPLALYLHTNLALAALGVLQWCMPTGPAQQTLWLGLIFVNCLVLGFALPLHFSIMAFADDYGAWKNRIRSSGINFAFNLFCIKLAWASSAVVISYLFVRVGYRAGAEHQTAASLQAITLLETLIPAAIHLLLAAVIYRSRLRRPLLAEVAADLAARPVH; encoded by the coding sequence TTGAATGCGACCGCCGTTGGCCCCGTTGCCGCAGGCGCCGACCAGGCCGCCGCCACGCACCGACTCTCGCGCCTGGAAAAGTTCGGCTACGGCCTGGGCGATGCCGGCGGCACCATCGTCACCTGCCTGATCGCCAATTTCCTCACGTTCTTCTACACCGACGTGTTCGGCCTCACCCCTGCGCTGGTCGGCACCCTGTTCACCGTGCTGCGCATCGCCGATGCGGTATCCGACCCGCTGATGGGCGTGCTCGCCGACCGCACCCGCAGCCGCTGGGGCCGCTTCCGCGGCTGGCAGCTGTGGATCGCGCTGCCGATCGGCATCGCCTGCGTGCTCACCTTCAGCACCCCGCAGCTGAGCTACGCGGGCAAGGTCGCCTATGCCTTCGCCAGCTATTTCCTGCTGTCGCTGTGCTACACCGCGATCAACGTGCCGTACTGCGCGCTGATCAACAGCATGACCGGCGACCACCGCGAAGTGGTGTCGGCGCAATCGTGGCGCTTCGTGCTGTGCGGCATCGCCGGCTTCCTGGTCTCGGTCGGGCTGCCATGGCTGGTGCGCGCGCTCGGCGATGGCGATGCCGCGCGCGGCTACCAGCTCGGCGTGGGCCTGCTCAGCCTGCTGGCGGTGGCGATGTTCCTGTGCTGCTTCTTCGCCGTGCGCGAGCGCGTGCCGGTCAGCCTGCTGGGCGAGGCCGGCATCGGCCAGCACCTGCGCGGGCTGCTGCGCAACGACCAGATGCGGCTGGTGCTGCTGATGTCGTTCCTGCTGATCAACGTGTTCAACATCCGCGGCGGCGGCTATCTCTATTTCATCACCTACGTGCTCGGCGGCGGCGCCGGCTACACCTCGCTGTTCTTCGCGATGGTGGCGCTGGCCACGGTGCTCGGCGCGATCGTGGTCAACGCGCTGTGCCGCCGCTTCGATCCGCTGGCGCTGTACCTGCACACCAACCTGGCGCTGGCCGCGCTGGGCGTGCTGCAGTGGTGCATGCCCACCGGCCCGGCGCAGCAGACGCTGTGGCTGGGGCTGATCTTCGTCAACTGCCTGGTGCTCGGCTTCGCGCTGCCGCTGCACTTCTCGATCATGGCCTTCGCCGACGACTACGGCGCATGGAAGAACCGCATCCGTTCCTCCGGCATCAACTTCGCCTTCAACCTGTTCTGCATCAAGCTGGCCTGGGCCTCGAGCGCGGTGGTGATCAGCTACCTGTTCGTGCGCGTGGGCTACCGTGCCGGCGCCGAGCACCAGACCGCCGCCTCGCTGCAGGCGATCACCCTGCTGGAAACGCTGATCCCCGCCGCCATCCACCTGCTGCTGGCGGCGGTGATCTACCGCAGCCGCCTGCGCCGGCCGCTGCTGGCCGAGGTCGCCGCCGACCTGGCCGCACGCCCGGTGCACTGA